The proteins below are encoded in one region of Hordeum vulgare subsp. vulgare chromosome 3H, MorexV3_pseudomolecules_assembly, whole genome shotgun sequence:
- the LOC123445656 gene encoding UDP-D-apiose/UDP-D-xylose synthase has product MASGGRVDLDGGAVAPLTICMIGAGGFIGSHLCEKLMAETQHVVLAVDVYSDKIRHLVDPPPPHLAGRISFHRLNIKNDPRLEGLVKMADLTINLAAICTPADYNTRPLDTIYSNFIDALPVVKYCSENGKRLIHFSTCEVYGKTIGSFLPKDHPLRKEAEFYVLTEDESPCIFGPIVKQRWSYACAKQLIERLVFAEGAENGLDFTIVRPFNWIGPRMDFIPGVDGPSEGVPRVLACFSNNLLRREPLKLVDGGESQRTFVYIKDAIEAVLLMIENPARANGHIFNVGNPDNEVTVRELAEMMTEVYAKVSGEPPLEEPVIDVSAKEFYGEGYDDSDKRIPDMTLINKQLGWNPKTPLKDLLETTLTYQHKTYKEAVKTQMCLATATPSS; this is encoded by the exons ATGGCGAGCGGGGGCAGGGTGGATCTGGACGGCGGCGCCGTGGCGCCGCTCACCATCTGCATGATCGGCGCCGGCGGCTTCATCGGCTCCCACCTCTGCGAGAAGCTCATGGCCGAGACCCAGCACGTCGTCCTCGCCGTCGACGTCTACTCCGACAAGATCCGCCACCTCGTCgacccgccgccgccccacctcgcCGGGCGCATCTCCTTCCACCGCCTCAACATCAAGAACGACCCCCGCCTCGAGGGCCTCGTCAAGATGGCCGATCTG ACGATAAACCTGGCGGCGATCTGCACGCCGGCGGACTACAACACGCGGCCGCTCGACACCATCTACAGCAACTTCATCGACGCGCTCCCGGTG GTCAAGTACTGCTCGGAGAACGGCAAGCGTCTGATCCACTTCTCCACGTGCGAGGTCTATGGCAAGACCATCGGCAGCTTCCTCCCCAAGGATCACCCCCTCCGCAAG GAAGCTGAATTTTATGTGCTGACAGAAGATGAGTCACCCTGCATCTTTGGTCCAATTGTGAAACAGAGATGGTCCTATGCGTGCGCAAAGCAGCTTATTGAGAGGCTTGTTTTTG CTGAAGGCGCAGAAAATGGCCTTGATTTCACGATCGTGAGACCTTTCAATTGGATTGGGCCAAGGATGGACTTCATTCCTGGCGTTGATGGTCCTAGCGAGGGTGTTCCTCGGGTTTTGGCTTGCTTCAGCAAC AATCTCCTACGCAGAGAGCCCCTGAAGCTCGTCGATGGCGGCGAGTCCCAGAGAACTTTTGTTTACATCAAGGATGCCATTGAAGCTGTTCTTCTGATGATT GAAAACCCTGCTCGAGCCAATGGTCATATATTCAACGTTGGGAACCCTGACAATGAAGTCACTGTTAGGGAGTTGGCTGAAATGATGACAGAG GTCTATGCTAAGGTCTCAGGAGAGCCCCCGCTGGAGGAGCCTGTGATCGACGTGAGCGCGAAAGAATTCTACGGCGAAGGGTACGACGACAGCGACAAGAGGATCCCCGACATGACCCTGATCAACAAGCAGCTAG GGTGGAACCCCAAGACCCCTCTCAAGGACCTGCTGGAGACGACTCTGACCTACCAGCACAAGACATACAAGGAAGCCGTCAAGACACAGATGTGTCTGGCCACGGCGACGCCGTCAAGCTAG